A window from Urocitellus parryii isolate mUroPar1 chromosome 1, mUroPar1.hap1, whole genome shotgun sequence encodes these proteins:
- the LOC113190709 gene encoding protein yippee-like 5 — MGRIFLDHIGGTRLFSCAHCDTILTNSSELISTRFSGATGRAFLFNKVVNLQYSEVQDPVMLTGRHIVQDVSCRDVSCKNCNSKLGWIYEFATEDSQPYKEGHVILECALVRECEGFEEHVPSDNS, encoded by the exons ATGGGCAGAATTTTCCTTGACCATATTGGTGGTACCCGTCTGTTTTCTTGTGCACACTGTGACACGATCCTGACTAACAGCTCAGAACTCATCTCCACTCGGTTCTCAGGTGCCACCGGTAGAGCATTTCTTTTTAACAAGGTAGTTAACCTACAGTACAGTGAAGTTCAAGATCCAGTCATGCTCACTGGCCGCCACATAGTTCAAGATGTgagctgcaggg atgtgagcTGCAAAAACTGCAATAGCAAACTGGGATGGATCTATGAGTTTGCTACTGAAGACAGCCAGCCTTATAAGGAAGGCCATGTGATCCTGGAATGTGCTCTAGTTCGAGAGTGTGAGGGCTTTGAGGAGCACGTACCATCTGATAACTCttga